In one Pangasianodon hypophthalmus isolate fPanHyp1 chromosome 22, fPanHyp1.pri, whole genome shotgun sequence genomic region, the following are encoded:
- the LOC113532582 gene encoding uncharacterized protein LOC113532582 isoform X3 — MSTNSEFFPGISKISYVPDAGARDVLCFKHYNASEILLGRTMEDWLRFSVCYWHSFCGTGADPFGSPTLRRPWNEGDNDMEIAKKRLSAAFEFFTKLGVKYYTFHDRDMAPEGRTLEESNRNLDEITDLALELQKQTGVKVLWITCNLFAHPRYMNGAASNPDCHVFAFAGAQVKKGLEIAKKLQAENFVFWGGREGFLSSLNTDVAAELKHMATFFKMAVAYKEKIGLKCQFLIEPKPKEPCKHQYDYDAMSVIGFLKHFGLDKDFKLNIEPNHTTLAGHSYEHDIIMASVFGMLGSVDANTGSPDLGWDTDQFPMDIKNTTLVMKAVIEQDGLQPGGLNFDAKVRRESTDLEDLFIAHIGAMDAFARGLRNAAKMIEEGVLQNMLRERYMSFSLGIGQKVEECSCSLEDLEEFIKQNGEHKVTSGKQEQYEAVFNHYL, encoded by the exons ATTTTGCTGGGCAGGACGATGGAGGATTGGCTTCGATTCTCTGTGTGTTACTGGCACTCGTTCTGTGGAACTG GTGCTGACCCATTTGGATCTCCAACCCTGCGCAGGCCTTGGAATGAAGGAGACAACGACATGGAGATAGCGAagaaaagactgagtgctgcaTTTGAGTTCTTCACCAAACTTGGT GTGAAGTACTACACGTTTCATGACAG GGACATGGCCCCTGAGGGGCGCACTCTGGAGGAGTCCAATAGGAACCTGGATGAGATAACAGACCTGGCACTGGAGCTGCAGAAGCAGACTGGAGTGAAAGTGCTGTGGATCACCTGCAACCTGTTTGCTCATCCCAG ATATATGAACGGAGCTGCAAGTAACCCAGACTGCCATGTGTTTGCCTTTGCTGGAGCTCAGGTGAAGAAAGGTCTAGAGATCGCCAAGAAACTGCAGGCTGAGAACTTTG TGTTTTGGGGAGGTCGTGAAGGCTTCCTCTCCTCACTCAACACAGACGTGGCGGCTGAACTCAAGCACATGGCCACCTTTTTCAAAATGGCCGTGG CCTATAAAGAGAAGATCGGCTTAAAATGCCAATTTCTCATTGAGCCCAAGCCGAAGGAACCATGCAAGCACCAGTATGACTATG ATGCAATGAGTGTTATTGGGTTTCTTAAGCACTTTGGACTGGACAAAGACTTTAAACTGAATATCGAGCCCAATCACACGACCCTGGCTGGACATTCTTATGAACATGACATCATCATGGCCTCCGT GTTTGGCATGCTGGGGTCTGTGGACGCCAACACAGGCTCTCCTGACTTGGGCTGGGACACGGATCAGTTCCCCATGGACATCAAAAATACGACCTTGGTGATGAAG GCTGTTATTGAGCAGGACGGCCTGCAGCCTGGAGGTTTAAATTTCGATGCCAAGGTCCGGAGGGAGTCGACTGATTTGGAGGATTTGTTCATCGCTCACATTGGTGCCATGGATGCTTTCGCTCGAGGCCTCAGAAACGCAGCCAAGATGATTGAGGAAGGAGTCCTGCAAAATATGCTGCGG GAACGCTACATGAGCTTCAGCCTTGGAATTGGACAGAAGGTGGAAGAGTGCAGTTGCTCACTGGAGGACCTCGag GAGTTCATCAAGCAAAACGGAGAGCATAAAGTGACATCAGGGAAACAGGAACAATATGAAGCGGTCTTTAATCATTACTTGTGA
- the LOC113532582 gene encoding uncharacterized protein LOC113532582 isoform X2, with translation MFLMPVQEMCCVSNIIMHQSEIQKEKLRMSLGCFTTLNILLGRTMEDWLRFSVCYWHSFCGTGADPFGSPTLRRPWNEGDNDMEIAKKRLSAAFEFFTKLGVKYYTFHDRDMAPEGRTLEESNRNLDEITDLALELQKQTGVKVLWITCNLFAHPRYMNGAASNPDCHVFAFAGAQVKKGLEIAKKLQAENFVFWGGREGFLSSLNTDVAAELKHMATFFKMAVAYKEKIGLKCQFLIEPKPKEPCKHQYDYDAMSVIGFLKHFGLDKDFKLNIEPNHTTLAGHSYEHDIIMASVFGMLGSVDANTGSPDLGWDTDQFPMDIKNTTLVMKAVIEQDGLQPGGLNFDAKVRRESTDLEDLFIAHIGAMDAFARGLRNAAKMIEEGVLQNMLRERYMSFSLGIGQKVEECSCSLEDLEEFIKQNGEHKVTSGKQEQYEAVFNHYL, from the exons ATTTTGCTGGGCAGGACGATGGAGGATTGGCTTCGATTCTCTGTGTGTTACTGGCACTCGTTCTGTGGAACTG GTGCTGACCCATTTGGATCTCCAACCCTGCGCAGGCCTTGGAATGAAGGAGACAACGACATGGAGATAGCGAagaaaagactgagtgctgcaTTTGAGTTCTTCACCAAACTTGGT GTGAAGTACTACACGTTTCATGACAG GGACATGGCCCCTGAGGGGCGCACTCTGGAGGAGTCCAATAGGAACCTGGATGAGATAACAGACCTGGCACTGGAGCTGCAGAAGCAGACTGGAGTGAAAGTGCTGTGGATCACCTGCAACCTGTTTGCTCATCCCAG ATATATGAACGGAGCTGCAAGTAACCCAGACTGCCATGTGTTTGCCTTTGCTGGAGCTCAGGTGAAGAAAGGTCTAGAGATCGCCAAGAAACTGCAGGCTGAGAACTTTG TGTTTTGGGGAGGTCGTGAAGGCTTCCTCTCCTCACTCAACACAGACGTGGCGGCTGAACTCAAGCACATGGCCACCTTTTTCAAAATGGCCGTGG CCTATAAAGAGAAGATCGGCTTAAAATGCCAATTTCTCATTGAGCCCAAGCCGAAGGAACCATGCAAGCACCAGTATGACTATG ATGCAATGAGTGTTATTGGGTTTCTTAAGCACTTTGGACTGGACAAAGACTTTAAACTGAATATCGAGCCCAATCACACGACCCTGGCTGGACATTCTTATGAACATGACATCATCATGGCCTCCGT GTTTGGCATGCTGGGGTCTGTGGACGCCAACACAGGCTCTCCTGACTTGGGCTGGGACACGGATCAGTTCCCCATGGACATCAAAAATACGACCTTGGTGATGAAG GCTGTTATTGAGCAGGACGGCCTGCAGCCTGGAGGTTTAAATTTCGATGCCAAGGTCCGGAGGGAGTCGACTGATTTGGAGGATTTGTTCATCGCTCACATTGGTGCCATGGATGCTTTCGCTCGAGGCCTCAGAAACGCAGCCAAGATGATTGAGGAAGGAGTCCTGCAAAATATGCTGCGG GAACGCTACATGAGCTTCAGCCTTGGAATTGGACAGAAGGTGGAAGAGTGCAGTTGCTCACTGGAGGACCTCGag GAGTTCATCAAGCAAAACGGAGAGCATAAAGTGACATCAGGGAAACAGGAACAATATGAAGCGGTCTTTAATCATTACTTGTGA
- the sqlea gene encoding squalene monooxygenase, with the protein MWTFLGVASFTYVYKKCDVFVVLALFLAVGAVLTFHRYRGLKTPQILHLPLEVLSLLPFTSALIHKADICQSHTAAGDNKKGVSRRKRVRTKEALNTESTSECASSGDLEPDVIIVGAGVLGSAMAAVLARDGRKVTVVERDLHEPDRIVGELLQPGGYRALRELGLEGAVEGLDAHEVSGYVIHDIESLSEVEIPYPQDECGVQCGRAFHHGRFIMGLRRAALNEPNVTFVEGTVTSLLEEDDCVTGVQYREKDTGKLKEIHAPLTVVADGCFSKFRKSLMSGKVKVSSHFVGCLMKDCPQFKSNHAELVLANPSPILIYQISSNETRILVDIRGEMPRDLSEYMVEKIYPQLPRHLQEPFMLALQNDRLRTMPASFLPPSPVNKPGVLLLGDAYNMRHPLTGGGMSVVLNDVRIWRELLSNLPDLYDDNAMLQAKKKFYWKRKSSHSFVVNVLAQALYELFAATDSSLHQLRRACFHYFERGGECVNGPVGLLSVLTPKPMTLIGHFFAVALYATYFSFKSESWLMKPRALVNSGTILYRACTIMCPLIYSELKYLVY; encoded by the exons ATGTGGACTTTTTTGGGTGTAGCGAGCTTCACATATGTGTATAAAAAGTGCGACGTGTTTGTGGTTCTGGCTCTTTTTCTCGCAGTGGGAGCAGTACTCACCTTCCACAGGTACCGGGGGCTAAAAACTCCTCAGATACTCCACTTACCGCTGGAAGTCTTATCGCTTCTGCCTTTCACTAGCGCACTCATCCACAAGGCAGACATCTGTCAAAGCCACACCGCGGCAGGGGACAACAAAAAG GGAGTTTCCAGGAGGAAGCGAGTAAGAACCAAAGAAGCACTGAACACAGAAAGTACCTCAGAGTGTGCATCCTCCGGTGATCTGGAGCCAGACGTCATCATCGTGGGTGCTGGTGTGCTGGGTTCTGCCATGGCGGCCGTGTTGGCACGAGATGGCCGAAAGGTTACAGTGGTGGAGAGAGATCTGCATGAGCCGGACAGAATCGTGGGAGAACTTTTGCAGCCAGGTGGCTATCGGGCACTCAGAGAGCTGGGGCTGGAGG GTGCAGTAGAGGGCCTGGATGCTCATGAGGTCAGTGGGTATGTAATCCACGACATAGAGAGTCTCTCAGAGGTGGAGATCCCTTACCCACAAGACGAGTGTGGCGTTCAGTGCGGCCGAGCCTTCCACCACGGTCGTTTTATTATGGGCCTGCGACGTGCTGCTCTCAATGAACCAAA TGTAACGTTTGTGGAGGGCACAGTAACCAGTCTGCTGGAGGAGGATGACTGTGTGACGGGAGTTCAGTATCGTGAGAAGGACACTGGGAAActcaag GAGATCCATGCTCCTCTGACGGTAGTCGCTGATGGCTGTTTCTCCAAGTTCCGTAAGAGCCTCATGTCTGGAAAAGTCAAGGTCTCCTCACATTTTGTTGGCTGCTTAATGAAG GATTGTCCTCAGTTTAAGTCCAATCACGCCGAGCTGGTGCTGGCAAACCCTAGCCCAATCCTGATCTACCAGATCTCCTCCAACGAGACCAGAATTTTGGTGGACATCAGGGGAGAGATGCCCCGAGACCTGTCCGAGTACATGGTGGAGAAGATTTATCCTCAGCTACCAA GGCATTTACAGGAGCCCTTCATGCTCGCTCTGCAGAATGACCGTCTGAGGACGATGCCTGCAAGCTTCCTGCCACCTTCACCAGTCAACAAACCAG GAGTCCTGCTTCTGGGAGACGCCTACAACATGAGGCATCCTCTGACTGGAGGGGGGATGAGTGTAGTGCTCAATGACGTCCGCATCTGGAGAGAGCTGCTCAGTAACCTTCCAGATCTGTATGACGACAATGCCATGCTTCAG GCAAAGAAGAAATTCTACTGGAAGCGCAAGTCATCACACTCGTTTGTCGTGAATGTGCTGGCTCAAGCTCTTTACGAGCTATTTGCAGCAACAGACA GTTCTCTGCACCAGTTAAGAAGAGCCTGCTTCCACTACTTCGAACGGGGTGGAGAATGTGTCAATGGGCCAGTAGGTCTGCTGTCTGT GTTAACGCCAAAGCCCATGACTCTGATTGGACACTTTTTCGCTGTGGCCTTGTATGCCACCTACTTCAGTTTCAAGTCAGAGTCGTGGCTGATGAAACCAAGAGCCTTGGTGAACAGTGGAACAATTCTTTACCGTGCCTGCACCATTATGTGCCCCCTCATCTACTCAGAGCTGAAGTACCTGGTGTACTGA